Proteins from a genomic interval of Sphingopyxis sp. QXT-31:
- a CDS encoding peptidylprolyl isomerase: protein MTKFSTLIGFAAVAAIGVTPVLAQTVSDDDVPTTALNIPGNVQVYGDAKANVYRPSATVNGEIITATDIEQRMGLIRVANGNAELPPEQIQALRQQVFSNLIDEKLQIQEARAAEIEIDENVINDQFARLAARYKQTPDQFTAYLASKGSSAAAVKQQIRGEYAWDRLLARNVQSTTNVSKDEVDAIYKRTMEAKGQDEFHLAEIYLTATPETIQSVAENGQKIVQALQAGGSFAAYARQFSEASTAVVGGDLGWVKAGQLPDSMADAARQMQPGQLVGPVEVPGGVSIMLMVDRRQVLTADPRDAVLSLKQISLDFPAGTSEAKASELAGQFAEATRGIAGCGAADGVAQTLGATVVSRDGIQMRQLPPPLQATLISLQVGQTTQPFGAANEGVSVLVLCGRDLPNTASEPNLEEIENRLLEEKVQKRAQRYLRDLRRDAVIDFS from the coding sequence ATGACCAAATTCTCGACCTTGATCGGCTTCGCCGCCGTCGCTGCCATCGGCGTGACCCCGGTGCTGGCGCAGACCGTTTCCGACGACGACGTGCCGACCACCGCGCTCAACATTCCGGGCAATGTCCAAGTCTATGGCGATGCCAAGGCGAACGTCTATCGCCCCTCGGCGACCGTGAACGGCGAGATCATCACGGCGACCGATATCGAACAGCGCATGGGGCTGATCCGCGTCGCCAACGGCAACGCCGAACTGCCGCCCGAGCAGATTCAGGCGCTGCGCCAGCAGGTGTTCAGCAACCTGATCGACGAGAAGTTGCAGATCCAGGAAGCGCGTGCGGCCGAGATCGAGATCGACGAAAATGTCATCAACGACCAGTTCGCGCGACTCGCCGCCCGCTACAAGCAGACCCCCGACCAGTTCACCGCCTATCTCGCGTCGAAAGGCTCGTCGGCCGCAGCGGTGAAGCAGCAGATTCGCGGCGAATATGCGTGGGACCGCCTGCTCGCGCGCAACGTCCAGTCGACCACCAACGTGTCGAAGGACGAGGTCGATGCGATCTACAAGCGGACGATGGAAGCCAAGGGGCAGGACGAATTCCACCTTGCCGAAATCTATCTGACCGCGACCCCCGAAACGATCCAGTCGGTCGCCGAAAACGGCCAGAAGATCGTCCAGGCGCTGCAGGCCGGCGGCAGCTTCGCCGCCTATGCGCGCCAGTTTTCCGAAGCCTCGACCGCAGTCGTCGGGGGCGACCTCGGCTGGGTGAAGGCCGGGCAGTTGCCCGACAGCATGGCCGATGCCGCGCGCCAGATGCAACCCGGCCAGCTGGTCGGGCCGGTCGAGGTTCCGGGCGGCGTGTCGATCATGCTGATGGTCGACCGACGCCAGGTACTGACCGCCGACCCGCGCGACGCGGTGCTCAGCCTGAAGCAGATTTCGCTCGATTTCCCCGCGGGCACTAGCGAGGCCAAGGCGTCCGAACTTGCCGGCCAGTTCGCCGAGGCGACGCGCGGCATCGCCGGTTGCGGCGCCGCCGACGGCGTTGCGCAGACCCTGGGCGCGACGGTCGTGTCGCGCGACGGCATCCAGATGCGTCAGTTGCCGCCGCCGCTGCAGGCGACGCTCATCAGCCTGCAGGTCGGCCAGACCACCCAGCCCTTCGGCGCTGCGAACGAGGGTGTCAGCGTCCTCGTGCTGTGCGGCCGCGACCTGCCCAACACGGCCTCCGAGCCCAATCTCGAGGAAATCGAGAACCGCCTGCTTGAGGAAAAGGTGCAGAAGCGCGCCCAGCGCTATCTGCGCGACCTGCGCCGGGACGCGGTCATCGACTTCAGCTGA
- a CDS encoding RNA degradosome polyphosphate kinase, with protein sequence MSIAGGPLRADNDAATAASDFGPERFFNRELSWLAFNRRVMEEARNPAHPLLERLRFLSISGSNLDEFFMVRVAGLKGQQLQGIDDPSADGRSPGQQLAEIEAEVNRLVDQQQSEWQRLHRLLGEQGIVVHGPGSDADKLRTALRQYFIDQIFPILTPQVLDPAHPFPFTPNRGLGVIFDLERKAGGENIRELVMIPSALARFVPVPDEPSCFVPIEYLIELFGDTLFPGYRIRSRGVFRIIRDSDIELEEEAEDLVRLFRTAIRRRRRGRVILLELAADMPGELAAVLGDDIQGHEAIVAKIDGFVGLAALSALVDVDRPDLKFPAFSARFPERIREHGGDCFAAIRSKDILVHHPYESFEVVLAFLRQAAADPDVVAIKQTLYRAGDQSPVIRALIEAAEAGKSVTAVVELKARFDEEQNLLWANQLERAGVQVVYGFIEWKTHAKISMVVRREGQGYKTYCHFGTGNYHPVTARIYTDLSFFTADPRAGRDAAQLFNYITGYVEPERLDMITMSPLNMRKHLSELIDAETAAARAGLPSGVWAKMNSLVDPDIIDKLYEASAAGVPVELVVRGICCLRPGVPGLSETIRVKSVVGRFLEHSRVWSFANGAALPNRNAKLYISSADWMPRNFDRRVEYMIPIENPTVHDQILDQVLVANLIDNEQSWVLQPDGTYVRVVPDDKPFNLHHYFMTNPSLSGRGTTLSQRQDVPTLILDMRKD encoded by the coding sequence ATGTCGATAGCCGGTGGACCTCTTCGCGCCGACAATGATGCCGCCACGGCGGCCTCCGATTTCGGCCCCGAACGCTTCTTCAACCGCGAACTCAGCTGGCTCGCCTTCAACCGGCGGGTGATGGAGGAGGCGCGCAACCCCGCGCATCCCCTGCTCGAACGCCTCCGCTTCCTGTCGATCTCGGGCAGCAACCTCGACGAATTCTTCATGGTCCGCGTCGCCGGCCTCAAGGGCCAGCAATTGCAGGGGATCGACGATCCCAGCGCCGACGGCCGCTCGCCCGGCCAGCAACTCGCCGAGATCGAGGCCGAGGTGAATCGCCTCGTCGACCAGCAGCAGAGCGAGTGGCAGCGGCTGCACCGGCTGCTCGGCGAACAGGGGATCGTCGTCCACGGGCCCGGCTCCGACGCCGACAAGCTGCGCACCGCGCTCCGCCAATATTTCATCGACCAGATCTTCCCGATCCTCACCCCGCAGGTGCTCGATCCGGCGCATCCCTTTCCCTTCACCCCCAACCGCGGACTCGGCGTCATCTTCGACCTCGAGCGCAAGGCGGGCGGCGAGAATATCCGCGAACTGGTGATGATCCCGTCGGCGCTGGCGCGCTTCGTCCCGGTGCCGGACGAACCATCGTGCTTTGTCCCGATCGAATATCTGATCGAATTGTTCGGCGACACCTTGTTCCCCGGCTATCGCATCCGCTCGCGCGGGGTGTTCCGCATCATCCGCGACAGCGACATCGAGCTCGAGGAAGAGGCCGAGGATCTTGTGCGCCTGTTCCGCACCGCGATCCGCCGCCGCCGCCGCGGGCGCGTCATCCTGCTCGAACTCGCCGCCGACATGCCCGGCGAACTCGCCGCGGTGCTCGGCGACGATATCCAGGGGCATGAGGCGATCGTCGCCAAGATCGACGGGTTCGTCGGGCTGGCAGCGCTCTCGGCGCTGGTCGACGTCGACCGCCCCGACCTCAAATTCCCCGCCTTCTCGGCGCGTTTTCCCGAGCGGATCCGCGAGCATGGCGGCGACTGTTTTGCGGCGATCCGCAGCAAGGATATCCTCGTCCACCACCCCTATGAAAGCTTCGAGGTCGTGCTCGCCTTCCTGCGCCAGGCGGCCGCCGATCCCGACGTCGTCGCCATCAAGCAGACGCTCTACCGCGCGGGCGACCAGTCGCCGGTGATCCGCGCGCTGATCGAGGCCGCCGAGGCGGGCAAGTCGGTGACCGCGGTGGTCGAACTCAAGGCCCGCTTTGACGAGGAGCAGAACCTGCTCTGGGCGAACCAGCTCGAACGCGCCGGGGTGCAGGTCGTCTACGGCTTCATCGAGTGGAAGACCCACGCCAAGATTTCGATGGTCGTGCGCCGCGAAGGGCAGGGGTACAAGACCTATTGCCACTTCGGCACCGGCAACTACCATCCGGTCACCGCGCGTATCTATACCGATTTGAGCTTCTTCACCGCCGATCCGCGTGCGGGACGCGATGCCGCGCAATTGTTCAACTACATCACCGGCTATGTCGAGCCCGAGCGGCTCGATATGATCACCATGTCGCCGCTCAACATGCGGAAACATCTGAGCGAATTGATCGATGCCGAGACCGCGGCGGCGCGCGCCGGGCTGCCCTCGGGAGTCTGGGCCAAGATGAACAGCCTCGTCGACCCCGACATCATCGACAAGCTCTACGAGGCGAGCGCCGCGGGGGTGCCGGTCGAGCTCGTCGTGCGCGGCATCTGCTGCCTGCGTCCGGGCGTGCCAGGCTTGTCCGAGACGATCCGCGTCAAGTCGGTCGTCGGCCGCTTCCTAGAACACAGCCGCGTGTGGTCTTTTGCCAATGGCGCGGCGCTGCCCAATCGCAACGCCAAACTCTATATCTCCAGCGCCGACTGGATGCCGCGCAACTTCGACCGCCGCGTCGAATATATGATTCCGATCGAAAATCCGACCGTCCACGACCAGATATTGGACCAGGTGCTCGTCGCGAACCTGATCGACAATGAACAAAGCTGGGTTCTGCAACCAGACGGCACTTACGTGCGCGTAGTTCCGGACGATAAGCCATTTAATTTGCACCATTATTTTATGACGAACCCGTCGCTCTCGGGCCGCGGCACGACGCTGAGCCAGCGCCAGGACGTCCCGACGCTCATCCTCGACATGCGGAAAGATTGA
- a CDS encoding HdaA/DnaA family protein: MARTGQIALPLDWSAGGSNDGPLIVGTSNADAVRYLRHVATWPVRTAVLTGPRGSGRSLIGRLFARDTGGRVIDGHDSVSEEEIFHAWNAAQASGTPLLIIADAPPAEWGIVLPDLRSRLAAVPVLAIGAPDDCLARDLIEALFAQRGIALAPGVASYIVPRMERSYTMIHRIVAALDEASLERGRGIGVRLARETLLSQGLIDPDLLERQDEATCR, from the coding sequence ATGGCGCGCACCGGACAGATCGCGCTCCCGCTCGACTGGAGCGCGGGGGGCAGCAACGACGGTCCGCTGATCGTCGGCACCAGCAACGCTGATGCGGTGCGTTACCTGCGCCACGTTGCCACCTGGCCCGTGCGCACCGCGGTGCTCACCGGCCCGCGCGGCTCGGGGCGCAGCCTGATCGGCCGGCTTTTCGCGCGCGACACCGGCGGGCGCGTGATCGACGGGCACGACAGCGTCTCCGAGGAAGAGATTTTCCACGCCTGGAACGCCGCGCAGGCCAGCGGCACGCCGCTGCTGATCATCGCCGACGCGCCGCCGGCCGAATGGGGAATTGTGCTTCCCGACCTCCGCTCGCGGCTCGCCGCGGTGCCGGTGCTGGCGATTGGCGCGCCCGACGACTGCCTCGCGCGCGATCTGATCGAGGCGCTTTTCGCGCAGCGTGGCATCGCGCTCGCCCCCGGCGTCGCCTCCTATATCGTCCCGCGCATGGAGCGCAGCTATACGATGATCCACCGCATCGTCGCCGCGCTCGACGAAGCTTCGCTCGAACGCGGGCGCGGGATCGGCGTTCGTCTCGCGCGTGAAACATTGTTGTCACAAGGGCTGATCGACCCCGATCTCCTCGAAAGGCAGGATGAAGCGACATGTCGATAG
- a CDS encoding leucyl aminopeptidase translates to MNIQFVAQIDASADVVAFPVRKGGAAALGALLGAAATQARFDGAAGAVAETAAIDGDKAKRLLLVGIGEGSVQDLERGGAALTAKLQTSGVTTVHVDFASAGDSDAQDVLAFATGALLRNWRLDTYRTRLADNAKPSLQTVIVASPHGTPAGWAEAQAIAEGVAFTQTLVAEPPNILYPESFVERCQHLADLGVELEVLDERQMKALGMGALLGVAQGSTRPPRLLAMRWNGGEPGTKPIAFVGKGVTFDTGGISIKPAAGMDMMKWDMGGAGAVAGAMKAIAGRKAKANVVGIVGLVENMPDGNAMRPGDIVTTMSGQTVEVLNTDAEGRLVLCDAVTWTQKVYEPSVIVDLATLTGAMVISLGHEYAGIFANDDGLADQLIAAGEASNNKLWRFPLSAAYDKLIDSPIADMKNVGPREGGSITAAQFIKRFVDEGVKWAHLDIAGMAWHDKDGPVYAKGATGYGVRLLDRFVADNFEG, encoded by the coding sequence ATGAACATTCAGTTTGTCGCGCAAATCGATGCGTCTGCCGACGTCGTCGCTTTCCCCGTCCGCAAGGGCGGGGCCGCTGCGCTCGGCGCGCTGCTCGGCGCCGCCGCGACGCAGGCACGCTTCGACGGCGCGGCGGGCGCGGTCGCCGAAACCGCGGCGATCGACGGCGACAAGGCGAAGCGGCTGCTGCTCGTCGGCATCGGCGAAGGCTCGGTCCAGGATCTCGAACGCGGCGGCGCCGCGCTGACCGCGAAGCTCCAGACCAGCGGCGTGACGACGGTGCACGTCGATTTCGCGAGCGCGGGCGACAGCGATGCGCAGGATGTGCTCGCTTTCGCGACCGGCGCGCTGTTGCGGAACTGGCGCCTCGATACCTATCGCACGCGGCTCGCCGACAATGCGAAGCCCAGCCTTCAGACGGTGATCGTCGCCTCGCCGCACGGCACGCCTGCGGGCTGGGCCGAGGCGCAGGCGATCGCCGAGGGTGTGGCCTTCACCCAGACGCTCGTCGCCGAGCCGCCGAACATCCTCTACCCCGAAAGCTTCGTCGAGCGCTGCCAGCATCTCGCCGACCTCGGCGTCGAACTCGAGGTGCTCGACGAGCGCCAGATGAAGGCGCTCGGTATGGGCGCTTTGCTCGGCGTCGCGCAGGGCTCGACGCGCCCGCCGCGGCTGCTCGCGATGCGCTGGAACGGCGGCGAGCCGGGCACCAAGCCGATCGCCTTCGTCGGCAAGGGCGTGACCTTCGACACCGGCGGCATCAGCATCAAGCCCGCCGCGGGCATGGACATGATGAAATGGGACATGGGCGGCGCGGGCGCGGTCGCGGGCGCGATGAAGGCGATCGCCGGGCGCAAGGCCAAGGCGAATGTCGTCGGCATCGTCGGACTCGTCGAAAACATGCCCGACGGCAATGCAATGCGCCCCGGCGACATCGTCACCACCATGTCGGGCCAGACGGTCGAGGTGCTCAACACCGACGCCGAGGGCCGCCTCGTGCTCTGCGACGCGGTGACCTGGACGCAAAAGGTCTACGAACCCTCGGTTATCGTCGATCTCGCCACGCTGACCGGCGCGATGGTGATCTCGCTCGGCCACGAATATGCCGGCATCTTCGCCAATGACGACGGCCTCGCCGACCAGCTGATCGCCGCGGGCGAGGCATCGAACAACAAATTGTGGCGCTTCCCGCTGTCGGCGGCCTACGACAAGCTGATCGACAGCCCGATCGCCGACATGAAGAATGTCGGCCCGCGCGAGGGCGGCTCGATCACCGCGGCGCAGTTCATCAAGCGCTTCGTCGACGAGGGCGTCAAATGGGCGCATCTCGATATCGCGGGCATGGCCTGGCACGACAAGGACGGCCCGGTCTATGCCAAGGGAGCCACCGGCTACGGCGTGCGCCTGCTCGACCGCTTCGTCGCGGATAATTTCGAGGGATAG
- the purM gene encoding phosphoribosylformylglycinamidine cyclo-ligase, which produces MDSKHNQPVGYTYAQAGVSIDAGNALVRAIAPLARATRRPGADADLGGFGGFFDLKAAGFSDPLLVAANDGVGTKLKLAIESGKHDGVGIDLVAMCVNDLIVQGAEPLFFLDYYATGKLDNDVATAVVASIAEGCKQAGCALIGGETAEMPGMYSEGDYDLAGFCVGAVERHEVLTADKVAAGDVILGLASSGVHSNGFSLVRRLAADKGWKLDRPALFDQEVLLIEALMAPTRIYVKSLLPLVKSGKVHALAHITGGGLLENIPRILPADLHAFVDADAWEQPRLMAFLQAQGHIEPEEMARTFNCGIGMAVVVAEADVAEVTAALEAAGETVFRIGHIGDGPKGCTVSGGAETWSALAAWSATHNG; this is translated from the coding sequence ATGGATTCCAAGCACAACCAACCCGTGGGCTATACCTATGCCCAGGCCGGGGTTTCGATCGACGCCGGCAATGCGCTGGTCCGTGCCATCGCCCCGCTCGCGCGTGCGACGCGCCGCCCCGGCGCCGACGCCGACCTCGGCGGTTTCGGCGGTTTCTTCGACCTCAAGGCGGCGGGGTTCAGCGATCCTTTGCTCGTCGCGGCGAACGACGGCGTGGGCACTAAGCTCAAGCTCGCGATCGAATCGGGCAAGCACGACGGGGTCGGCATCGACCTGGTCGCGATGTGCGTCAACGACCTGATCGTGCAGGGCGCCGAGCCCCTGTTCTTCCTCGACTATTACGCGACCGGCAAGCTCGACAACGACGTCGCCACCGCGGTCGTCGCGAGCATCGCCGAGGGCTGCAAGCAGGCGGGATGCGCGCTGATCGGCGGCGAGACGGCGGAAATGCCGGGCATGTACAGCGAGGGCGACTACGACCTCGCGGGTTTCTGCGTCGGCGCGGTCGAGCGCCACGAAGTGCTGACCGCCGACAAGGTCGCCGCGGGCGACGTCATCCTGGGCCTCGCCTCATCGGGCGTGCATTCGAACGGCTTCTCGCTCGTGCGCCGGCTCGCCGCGGACAAGGGGTGGAAGCTCGACCGCCCCGCGCTGTTCGACCAGGAAGTGCTGCTGATCGAGGCGCTGATGGCGCCGACGCGCATCTATGTGAAGAGCCTGCTGCCGCTGGTCAAAAGCGGCAAGGTCCACGCGCTGGCCCATATCACCGGCGGCGGATTGCTCGAGAATATTCCGCGGATTTTGCCTGCCGATTTGCATGCGTTCGTCGATGCCGATGCGTGGGAGCAGCCGCGGCTGATGGCATTCCTGCAGGCGCAGGGGCATATCGAGCCCGAGGAAATGGCGCGCACCTTCAACTGCGGGATCGGCATGGCGGTGGTCGTGGCCGAGGCCGACGTCGCCGAGGTGACCGCAGCGCTGGAAGCGGCGGGCGAGACGGTGTTCCGGATCGGGCATATCGGCGACGGGCCGAAGGGTTGCACGGTCAGCGGCGGGGCCGAGACGTGGAGCGCGTTGGCCGCATGGAGCGCCACGCATAATGGCTAA
- the ndk gene encoding nucleoside-diphosphate kinase: MAVTRTFSIIKPDATRRNITGAVTKMLEDAGLRVVASKRIHMSREQAEGFYAVHKERPFFGELVEFMISGPVVVQVLEGENAMQRNRDIMGATNPANAEPGTIRKELAESIEANTVHGSDSDENAAIEIAYFFKPEEIVG; this comes from the coding sequence ATGGCGGTCACCCGCACCTTTTCGATCATCAAGCCCGACGCGACGCGACGTAACATCACGGGCGCCGTCACCAAGATGCTGGAAGACGCCGGCCTGCGCGTCGTCGCCTCGAAGCGCATCCACATGAGCCGCGAACAGGCCGAGGGCTTCTATGCGGTCCACAAGGAACGCCCCTTCTTCGGCGAGCTCGTCGAATTCATGATCAGCGGCCCGGTCGTCGTCCAGGTTCTCGAGGGTGAAAACGCGATGCAGCGCAACCGCGACATCATGGGCGCAACCAACCCCGCGAACGCCGAACCCGGCACGATCCGCAAGGAACTGGCCGAGAGCATCGAAGCGAACACCGTCCACGGCTCGGACAGCGACGAAAATGCGGCGATCGAGATCGCCTATTTCTTCAAGCCCGAAGAAATCGTCGGCTGA
- the purN gene encoding phosphoribosylglycinamide formyltransferase: protein MAKARVAVLISGAGTNMAALLYAAKAADCPYELVLVASNDPDAPGLGIAAAEGVATWSRSHKGLGRDAFDALVDVQLRKVDAEFVALAGYMRILSDDFVARWTGRMVNIHPSLLPLYKGLDTHQQAIDAGDTFGGCSVHIVTAGVDDGPVLAQTRVAIVPGDTVESLAARVRFAEHQLYPATLAAFVSRERSPDYLRGQVRELALALPEADEVTSHGMPCFGIIKGKKFAYFTEDHHGDGKIALLVKISGADEQAALIEMDEARYYRPAYFGDGWVGIRLDLGDTDWDAIGEWLRKSWLAVAPKKLAGLMGVAEEF from the coding sequence ATGGCTAAGGCGCGCGTCGCCGTCCTGATCTCGGGTGCCGGGACCAATATGGCGGCGCTGCTCTATGCCGCGAAGGCCGCGGACTGCCCCTATGAACTGGTGCTGGTCGCGAGCAACGATCCCGACGCGCCGGGGCTTGGCATCGCCGCGGCCGAGGGCGTTGCGACCTGGAGCCGGTCGCACAAGGGCCTGGGCCGCGACGCCTTCGATGCGCTGGTCGACGTGCAATTACGCAAGGTGGATGCCGAGTTCGTCGCGCTCGCGGGCTATATGCGCATATTAAGCGACGATTTTGTCGCTAGGTGGACGGGCAGGATGGTCAATATCCATCCGAGCCTGCTGCCGCTCTACAAGGGGCTGGATACGCACCAGCAGGCGATCGACGCGGGCGACACATTCGGCGGGTGCAGCGTGCATATCGTGACCGCCGGGGTCGACGACGGCCCGGTGCTGGCGCAGACGCGCGTGGCGATCGTGCCCGGCGATACGGTCGAGAGCCTCGCGGCGCGGGTGCGCTTTGCCGAGCATCAGCTCTATCCCGCCACCCTTGCCGCCTTCGTCTCACGCGAGCGCTCGCCCGATTATCTCCGCGGCCAAGTGCGCGAACTTGCGCTGGCGCTGCCCGAGGCCGACGAGGTGACCTCGCACGGCATGCCCTGCTTCGGGATCATTAAGGGCAAGAAATTCGCCTATTTCACCGAGGATCATCACGGCGACGGCAAGATCGCGCTGCTCGTCAAGATCAGCGGCGCCGACGAGCAGGCGGCCTTGATCGAGATGGACGAGGCGCGCTATTACCGCCCCGCCTATTTCGGCGACGGCTGGGTCGGCATCCGCCTCGACCTCGGCGATACCGACTGGGACGCGATCGGCGAATGGCTGCGCAAGAGCTGGCTCGCGGTGGCGCCGAAGAAGCTGGCCGGCCTGATGGGGGTCGCGGAGGAGTTTTGA
- a CDS encoding DNA polymerase III subunit chi yields the protein MPRVDFYRLTRDPVERVLPAVATRILANGDRLLVVAGPAMQRQAIDEALWTLQPASFLPHGAAGSPDEEIEPILIAGTLAAAPPNRATHLALADGEWREEALGFERTFLFFDNSRIDDARALWRALAARDDVDNRFWKQDENGRWSEGP from the coding sequence ATGCCCCGCGTCGATTTCTACCGCCTGACCCGCGACCCGGTCGAGCGCGTGCTGCCCGCGGTCGCGACGCGTATCCTCGCCAACGGCGACCGGCTGCTCGTCGTGGCGGGCCCCGCGATGCAGCGGCAGGCGATCGATGAGGCGCTGTGGACGCTCCAGCCGGCGAGCTTCCTGCCGCACGGCGCCGCGGGCTCGCCCGACGAGGAGATCGAGCCGATCCTCATCGCGGGCACGCTCGCCGCCGCGCCGCCCAATCGCGCGACGCATCTCGCGCTCGCCGACGGCGAATGGCGCGAGGAAGCGCTGGGCTTCGAACGCACCTTCCTCTTCTTCGACAACAGCCGCATCGACGACGCCCGCGCGCTCTGGCGCGCGCTCGCGGCGCGCGACGACGTCGACAACCGCTTCTGGAAACAGGACGAAAATGGCCGCTGGAGCGAAGGGCCATAA
- a CDS encoding LPS-assembly protein LptD → MKGTLFQGGNRPLWLASASVLALFAVPAAAQTDAEPSVVSAPQGEPDLQTPDIAAPPGGAPAVAGADQVGFAADNLNYDSDTEIVVADGNVQMNREAIQMRANKVTWNRKTGEVVAEGDVAITNPEGDTAYGDRIVLTDSLRDGIVEDMLVVLDNGSRLAAVKGTRFDNGNIELENAAYTPCPVVDDEGCPKNPSWQVRAVRVTYDKLKNKVRYKGARVEIFGLPLIPLPGLSHSIGGEATSGLLVPEIRLDRSNGFEIALPYYLRIAPDRDATITPHLYTGAAPMIEGEFRALTDIGSFRVNGYGTYSSAVPLTGPSVSGNNKFRGYLESAGKFQLSPRWSITYSGRIASDRTFLRRYDITRDDRLRSTFEVERIGNQSYLSIAGWATQTLRAGDKQGQQPIALPILDYRQRLTDPVFGGQFELQVNTLAIGRTAGQDTQRAFAGVRWDLRRLTSLGQEVTFTAMVRGDVYHSDENLLTAIPGYRGKSGWEGRGIAAAAVDMRWPFVGEFMGGTQTLTPRVQLVATPQIKNLAIPNEDSRAFDLEDSNLFAINRFSGYDRFEDGARITYGAEWNYSRPGFNINSIVGQSYRLSDKPSLFPDGTGLTDRTSDVVGRTTVAYKDFLRLTHRFRLDKDNLAVRRNEFDATIGSRATYAVLGYSRLNRDIALLGEDLQDREEVRVGGRVAVAKSWSIFGSAIVDLTSKADDPLSLADGFEPIRHRLGVAYDDDCLSIALTWRRDYIDTGDARRGNSFSFRVAFRNLGF, encoded by the coding sequence ATGAAGGGGACTTTGTTCCAAGGGGGCAACCGGCCGCTGTGGCTCGCGTCCGCCAGCGTGCTGGCGCTATTCGCCGTGCCCGCCGCCGCGCAGACCGACGCCGAACCATCGGTCGTGTCGGCGCCGCAAGGCGAGCCCGATCTCCAGACGCCCGATATCGCCGCGCCACCCGGCGGGGCGCCCGCCGTCGCCGGCGCCGATCAGGTCGGCTTTGCCGCCGACAATCTGAATTACGACAGTGATACCGAGATCGTCGTTGCCGACGGCAATGTGCAGATGAATCGCGAGGCGATCCAGATGCGCGCGAACAAGGTGACCTGGAACCGCAAGACCGGCGAAGTCGTTGCCGAGGGCGACGTCGCCATCACCAATCCCGAGGGCGACACGGCCTATGGCGACCGCATCGTCCTGACCGACAGCCTGCGCGACGGGATCGTCGAGGATATGCTGGTGGTCCTCGACAATGGCTCGCGCCTGGCGGCAGTAAAAGGCACGCGCTTCGACAACGGCAATATCGAACTCGAAAATGCCGCTTACACGCCCTGCCCCGTGGTCGATGACGAAGGCTGTCCCAAGAACCCCAGCTGGCAGGTCCGCGCCGTTCGCGTGACCTATGACAAGCTGAAGAACAAGGTCCGCTACAAAGGCGCCCGGGTCGAGATTTTCGGCCTGCCGCTGATCCCCTTGCCCGGACTCAGCCATTCGATCGGCGGGGAGGCGACCAGCGGGCTGCTGGTTCCCGAAATCAGGCTCGACCGATCGAACGGCTTCGAGATCGCTCTGCCTTATTACCTGCGGATCGCGCCCGACCGTGACGCAACGATCACGCCGCACCTCTATACCGGCGCCGCGCCGATGATCGAGGGTGAGTTCCGCGCCCTTACCGATATCGGCTCGTTCCGGGTAAACGGTTATGGAACCTACAGTTCGGCCGTCCCCCTCACCGGCCCGTCGGTTAGCGGCAACAACAAATTCCGGGGCTATCTGGAGAGCGCGGGCAAGTTCCAGCTGAGCCCGCGCTGGAGCATCACCTACTCGGGGCGCATCGCGAGCGACCGAACCTTCCTGCGCCGCTACGATATTACGCGCGACGACCGGCTGCGCTCGACCTTCGAGGTCGAGCGGATCGGCAACCAGAGCTATCTGTCGATCGCCGGCTGGGCGACGCAGACGCTGCGTGCGGGCGACAAGCAAGGGCAGCAGCCGATCGCGCTGCCGATCCTCGACTATCGCCAACGGCTGACCGACCCCGTGTTCGGCGGCCAGTTCGAGCTGCAGGTCAACACGCTGGCCATCGGCCGCACCGCGGGGCAGGACACCCAGCGCGCCTTTGCGGGCGTGCGCTGGGACCTTCGCCGCCTGACCTCGCTGGGGCAGGAAGTAACCTTCACCGCGATGGTGCGCGGCGACGTCTATCACAGCGACGAGAATTTGCTCACCGCCATCCCCGGCTACCGCGGCAAGTCGGGCTGGGAAGGCCGCGGCATCGCGGCCGCGGCGGTCGATATGCGCTGGCCGTTCGTTGGCGAATTCATGGGCGGCACGCAGACGCTGACCCCGCGCGTGCAGTTGGTCGCGACGCCGCAGATCAAGAATCTCGCCATCCCGAACGAGGACAGCCGCGCCTTCGATCTCGAGGACAGCAATCTCTTCGCGATCAATCGCTTCTCCGGCTACGACCGCTTCGAGGACGGCGCGCGCATCACCTATGGCGCCGAATGGAATTACAGCCGGCCCGGCTTCAACATCAACAGCATCGTCGGGCAGAGCTATCGCCTGTCGGACAAGCCCAGCCTGTTCCCCGACGGCACCGGCCTGACCGACCGCACATCCGACGTCGTCGGGCGCACCACCGTCGCGTACAAGGATTTCCTGCGGCTGACGCACCGCTTCCGCCTCGACAAGGACAACCTCGCGGTGCGGCGCAACGAGTTCGACGCGACGATCGGCAGCCGTGCGACCTATGCCGTGCTCGGCTATTCGCGGCTCAACCGCGACATCGCGCTGCTCGGCGAAGATTTGCAGGACCGCGAGGAAGTGCGCGTCGGCGGCCGCGTCGCGGTGGCGAAGAGCTGGTCGATCTTCGGCTCGGCGATCGTCGACCTGACCAGCAAGGCCGACGATCCGCTGAGTCTGGCCGACGGGTTCGAGCCGATCCGCCACCGGCTGGGGGTCGCGTACGACGACGACTGCCTGTCGATCGCACTGACCTGGCGCCGCGACTATATCGACACCGGCGACGCGCGGCGCGGCAACAGCTTCTCGTTCCGCGTGGCGTTCCGCAATCTGGGCTTCTGA